Proteins found in one Mucilaginibacter gracilis genomic segment:
- a CDS encoding phytoene desaturase family protein — protein MSINLPPCKSVNRFSAAVIGSGFVGFSAAAYLAKSGCNVSVYEKNEHIGGRARSLQAGGYTFDTGPSWYWMPEVFENFFNDFGYKADIG, from the coding sequence ATGTCAATTAATTTGCCTCCGTGTAAATCAGTTAACAGGTTTTCCGCTGCCGTTATTGGATCCGGATTTGTCGGCTTTAGTGCCGCGGCATACCTTGCGAAGTCAGGATGCAATGTAAGTGTTTATGAAAAAAATGAGCATATCGGGGGGCGCGCGAGGAGCCTGCAAGCCGGTGGGTACACTTTTGATACGGGACCGAGCTGGTACTGGATGCCGGAGGTCTTTGAAAACTTCTTCAACGATTTCGGTTATAAAGCAGATATTGGGTAA
- a CDS encoding DUF892 family protein — translation MSELSDKSSSPKKIKLGSEKLKIFFVNHLNRIYYAKAHLVNWLPQLKNEVYFNDLQLAITETVNDVEKQLARMEVIYELLDAQISKGSINGLTGLVDDAYNAIKEQTGQAELRDMSIIFYLQNIESVEMASFQVLQMAAVKLKNKQIKQLLKENYDEAKADRTLLLLIAAKYITK, via the coding sequence ATGTCAGAACTATCCGATAAATCATCTTCTCCGAAAAAAATAAAGTTAGGTTCTGAAAAATTAAAGATTTTTTTTGTTAACCACCTCAACCGTATCTATTATGCAAAGGCGCACTTGGTCAACTGGCTGCCGCAATTAAAGAACGAAGTTTATTTTAATGACTTGCAGTTAGCCATTACGGAAACCGTCAACGATGTTGAAAAGCAATTAGCAAGAATGGAGGTAATCTATGAATTGCTTGATGCACAAATATCGAAAGGGAGTATAAACGGTTTGACGGGACTAGTGGACGATGCTTATAATGCTATAAAGGAACAAACTGGCCAAGCAGAACTTCGTGATATGTCAATTATATTCTATCTTCAAAATATTGAAAGCGTAGAAATGGCTTCTTTCCAAGTGCTGCAAATGGCGGCTGTTAAACTTAAAAACAAACAGATTAAACAGCTTCTAAAAGAAAATTACGATGAAGCCAAGGCAGACCGAACTCTGCTACTTTTAATCGCTGCAAAATATATTACGAAGTGA
- a CDS encoding response regulator: MAKRILLIDDDEDILEILNVVFQENGYEAVLSNTSEAAEHIRIIQPDMVLLDVRIVGYAKSGPEICKEIKSKLETRQLPVMLVSGETDLAVLAKECGANSFIAKPFDIFDLLSHVKEYLS, from the coding sequence ATGGCGAAAAGAATACTCTTAATTGACGACGATGAAGACATTTTGGAGATATTGAATGTTGTCTTCCAGGAGAACGGTTATGAAGCCGTATTATCCAACACCAGTGAAGCGGCTGAACATATAAGGATTATACAACCTGATATGGTTTTACTTGATGTTCGTATTGTCGGCTATGCTAAAAGCGGACCGGAAATATGTAAGGAGATCAAATCAAAATTAGAAACCAGGCAACTTCCTGTAATGCTCGTCTCGGGTGAAACTGATTTGGCCGTACTCGCTAAGGAATGCGGCGCTAATTCGTTTATTGCTAAGCCATTTGATATTTTCGACTTGTTATCTCACGTAAAAGAGTACTTATCTTAG
- a CDS encoding TlpA family protein disulfide reductase — protein MTNKLIWFCAICLLISNQTIAQISTLNKAVEIINRYRNVSYSQVERQKNPFSGDWISFNVKSSVSRISENDKSELYVMLESRGYKYIYNGSTRIDLDLNNKTYELKQGTGDEPYKTPYYWAQFIQTKLATSPEKIKSKPDTIINNVACFHIKVVMTDSASSKEIYDLCLNKTTYLPVYIKQYLQGNFGKGDMTSNDIALMVNESSYTDYSVNAQNFIDVKNLTIPTNFHTEKKVAMITTGNSAPDWELHDLQGNIVTNAQLKGKVTLIDFSFNACAACMLSIPTLKKLHEKYKGSDVNIMTVNTSDTKQSVIAFTKKNDINYTVLLNGSKVAKSFQISAYPSFYLIDKNGMIAATFEGYSKDLENELIKKMDDLK, from the coding sequence ATGACAAACAAACTTATTTGGTTTTGTGCTATTTGCTTATTAATCAGTAACCAGACAATTGCTCAGATAAGTACTCTGAATAAAGCTGTTGAAATAATTAACCGATATCGTAATGTTAGTTATTCACAAGTCGAACGTCAAAAGAACCCTTTCAGCGGTGACTGGATCTCATTTAATGTTAAATCATCAGTAAGCCGTATAAGCGAAAATGACAAATCTGAACTCTATGTTATGTTGGAAAGCAGAGGATATAAATATATATACAATGGCTCTACAAGAATAGATTTGGATTTAAACAATAAAACCTATGAGCTTAAGCAAGGAACCGGGGATGAGCCTTATAAAACACCATACTATTGGGCGCAATTTATACAAACGAAATTAGCCACATCACCTGAAAAAATTAAAAGTAAGCCGGATACTATTATTAATAATGTAGCTTGTTTTCATATAAAAGTCGTAATGACTGATTCTGCTTCCAGTAAGGAAATATATGATTTATGTTTAAATAAGACTACCTATTTACCTGTTTATATAAAACAATATTTGCAGGGGAATTTTGGAAAAGGAGATATGACCAGTAATGATATAGCATTAATGGTTAACGAAAGCAGCTACACCGATTACAGTGTTAATGCTCAGAATTTTATTGATGTTAAGAACTTAACCATCCCGACAAACTTTCATACTGAGAAAAAGGTCGCAATGATTACAACGGGCAATAGTGCGCCCGATTGGGAACTGCATGATTTACAGGGAAATATTGTGACCAATGCTCAGCTAAAAGGAAAAGTTACCTTAATTGATTTTTCATTTAACGCTTGCGCTGCCTGTATGCTTTCAATACCTACCTTAAAAAAGCTGCATGAAAAGTATAAAGGAAGCGATGTTAACATTATGACTGTAAACACTTCAGACACCAAACAGTCTGTTATTGCTTTTACTAAAAAAAACGATATTAATTATACGGTACTACTAAACGGAAGTAAAGTGGCCAAAAGCTTTCAGATTTCAGCATACCCCAGTTTTTATCTCATAGACAAAAACGGTATGATAGCCGCGACATTTGAAGGCTATAGTAAGGACCT